A window of the Mesorhizobium opportunistum WSM2075 genome harbors these coding sequences:
- a CDS encoding ATP-binding cassette domain-containing protein produces the protein MMSDGETYRVRMTGISKRYGPIQTLDDVSLTLKPGEVLGLVGDNGAGKSTLSKVLSGAVIPDSGSIEIDGNAVSFSSPADARAARVEMVYQDLSLCDTVDVAGNLFLGREPRRHVLGVPFLDNRRMHGETREMLDRLGIVIADTRLKVENLSGGQRQSIAIGRAASFDPSVLIMDEPTAALAVAEVEAVLELIRAVSARGVSVILITHRLQDLFLVCDRIQVMYEGRNVAERKIGDTSIEEVVNLIVGRKFSARSARASRDEGVQP, from the coding sequence ATGATGAGCGATGGCGAGACCTACCGCGTCAGGATGACCGGTATTTCCAAACGATACGGCCCCATCCAGACGCTGGATGATGTTTCACTAACCTTGAAGCCCGGCGAGGTGCTCGGCCTGGTCGGCGACAACGGCGCCGGCAAATCCACGCTGAGCAAGGTCTTGTCCGGCGCGGTCATTCCCGATTCCGGCAGCATCGAGATCGACGGCAACGCCGTGTCCTTTTCCTCGCCGGCCGATGCCCGCGCCGCTCGGGTGGAGATGGTCTACCAGGACCTTTCGCTCTGCGACACGGTGGATGTGGCGGGCAATCTCTTTCTCGGCCGCGAACCGCGCCGCCACGTTCTTGGCGTCCCCTTTCTCGACAACAGGCGCATGCATGGCGAGACGCGCGAGATGCTCGACCGGCTCGGCATCGTCATCGCCGATACCAGGCTCAAGGTCGAAAACCTCTCCGGCGGCCAGCGGCAGTCGATCGCCATCGGCCGTGCCGCCTCCTTCGACCCGTCGGTGCTGATCATGGACGAACCGACTGCGGCCCTCGCGGTGGCGGAAGTCGAGGCGGTCCTGGAACTCATCCGCGCCGTCAGCGCCCGTGGCGTCAGCGTCATCCTCATCACCCATCGGCTGCAGGATCTGTTCCTGGTCTGCGACCGCATCCAGGTCATGTACGAGGGCCGCAATGTCGCCGAACGCAAGATCGGCGACACCAGCATCGAGGAGGTCGTCAACCTGATCGTCGGCCGGAAATTCAGTGCGCGGTCGGCGCGTGCCAGCCGCGATGAGGGGGTACAGCCATGA
- a CDS encoding dimethylarginine dimethylaminohydrolase family protein, translating into MTVHDRIVAEPFSLQRRNPAGGTKPLTVWGFANETDVLTDVLLGSPNFLRHLSTSSLSRKHLREAPCNVQIAQAQHKDLVAAYEHFGVSIHWHEPTPELPMQVYSRDSSVMTPYGAIITAMANWWRRGENYAAIRTYEKLGIPIYDMVTAGTFEGGDFNVIEDGVVLIGCGGARTQEEGARQVQAWFEKEGWETRIAFIDEYYVHIDLMVVPIAEKLTAVCLACTEPGIVDWLKGKGHEIIDVPFQDTMALGCNFMSLGKDRVIAPTSSQTLIGQLKARGFEVAAVDMSEISKTGGGIHCMAQALKREAA; encoded by the coding sequence ATGACCGTCCATGATCGCATCGTCGCCGAACCGTTCTCGCTGCAGCGCCGCAACCCGGCCGGCGGCACCAAGCCGCTGACCGTCTGGGGCTTCGCCAACGAAACCGACGTCTTGACCGACGTCCTGCTTGGCTCGCCGAATTTCCTGCGCCATCTGTCGACCAGTTCGCTGTCGCGCAAGCATCTGCGCGAGGCGCCCTGCAACGTCCAGATCGCGCAGGCGCAGCACAAGGACCTGGTCGCCGCCTATGAGCATTTCGGCGTCAGCATCCATTGGCACGAGCCGACGCCGGAACTGCCGATGCAGGTCTACTCGCGCGATTCCAGCGTGATGACGCCCTATGGCGCCATTATCACCGCCATGGCCAACTGGTGGCGGCGCGGCGAAAACTACGCCGCCATCCGCACCTACGAGAAACTCGGCATCCCGATCTACGATATGGTCACGGCGGGCACGTTCGAGGGTGGCGACTTCAACGTCATCGAGGACGGCGTGGTGCTGATCGGCTGCGGTGGCGCCCGCACGCAGGAGGAAGGCGCGCGCCAGGTGCAGGCCTGGTTCGAAAAGGAAGGCTGGGAGACACGCATCGCCTTCATCGACGAGTATTATGTCCATATCGACCTGATGGTGGTGCCGATCGCCGAGAAGCTCACTGCCGTCTGCCTCGCCTGCACCGAGCCCGGCATCGTCGACTGGCTGAAAGGCAAGGGCCACGAGATCATCGACGTGCCGTTCCAGGACACGATGGCACTCGGCTGCAACTTCATGTCGCTCGGCAAGGACCGGGTCATCGCGCCGACCTCCAGCCAAACGCTGATCGGCCAGCTCAAGGCGCGCGGCTTCGAGGTCGCGGCAGTCGACATGAGCGAGATCTCCAAGACCGGCGGCGGCATCCACTGCATGGCGCAGGCGCTGAAACGCGAAGCGGCCTGA
- a CDS encoding ABC transporter permease, translating to MNATSPSAEIGVSPPKRAHKGTWKDVAIANGSVVSIALFFIVVCVIFSLVTGSFLTTPNLLNIVRQSAPLLIVAAAMTFVITTGGIDLSVGSVLALTATLSAVALQAGLPWPLVVVAMLALGAAIGALQGFFIAYERIPAFIVTLAGLSVIRGVALLITGGYSIPVEPSSFFVNIGRAWFLGVPVPALLALLVLIVAYLAFNQTPFGRYVTGIGANAEAVRRAGVDTRFMILFVYILSGMAAAVAGVILAARLGSGSSNSGQGFELDVIAAVVLGGTSLFGGRGTIIGTILGALTVAVIGNGLILAHMSPFLTPIVTGTIILVAIWLNFRLFKGATRSR from the coding sequence ATGAACGCCACCTCGCCGTCCGCCGAGATTGGCGTTTCGCCGCCCAAGCGCGCCCACAAGGGAACGTGGAAGGATGTGGCGATAGCCAATGGCAGCGTCGTCTCCATCGCGCTGTTCTTCATCGTCGTCTGCGTGATCTTCTCGCTGGTCACCGGTTCCTTCCTGACGACGCCCAATCTGCTCAACATCGTGCGCCAGTCGGCGCCGCTGCTGATCGTCGCGGCGGCGATGACCTTCGTCATAACCACCGGTGGCATCGATCTCTCGGTCGGTTCGGTGCTGGCGCTGACGGCAACGCTCTCGGCCGTTGCCCTCCAAGCTGGCCTGCCGTGGCCGCTGGTCGTCGTCGCCATGCTGGCGCTTGGAGCGGCGATCGGCGCCCTGCAGGGCTTCTTCATAGCCTATGAGCGCATACCGGCCTTCATCGTCACGCTTGCCGGCCTTTCCGTCATCCGCGGCGTGGCGCTGCTGATCACCGGCGGCTACTCGATCCCGGTCGAACCGAGCAGTTTCTTCGTCAACATCGGCAGGGCCTGGTTTCTCGGCGTGCCGGTGCCGGCGCTGCTCGCCCTTCTCGTCCTGATCGTCGCCTATCTCGCCTTCAACCAGACGCCGTTCGGCCGCTATGTCACCGGCATCGGGGCCAATGCCGAAGCCGTGCGCCGCGCCGGTGTCGACACGCGCTTCATGATCCTCTTCGTCTACATTCTGTCAGGCATGGCGGCGGCGGTCGCCGGTGTCATTCTGGCGGCCCGGCTCGGATCCGGCTCATCGAATTCCGGCCAGGGTTTCGAGCTCGATGTCATCGCCGCCGTGGTGCTTGGCGGCACCAGCCTGTTCGGCGGGCGCGGCACGATCATCGGCACCATACTCGGCGCGCTGACCGTCGCGGTCATCGGCAACGGCCTGATCCTGGCACATATGTCGCCGTTCCTGACACCGATCGTTACCGGCACAATCATTCTCGTTGCCATCTGGCTGAATTTCCGGCTGTTCAAGGGCGCAACGCGGAGCCGCTGA
- a CDS encoding cupin domain-containing protein, with product MNKIDTHNSKGSDERSTATSLSRLGTRLKLSRQTRGLTLKALATSANCSESLLSKVENGKVSPSLPMLHRLVEVLGTNIGWMFEESDGEEGIVFRAGARPLIALDPLRRGEGISLERVIPYSPGHLLQCNIHHIEAGGESAGPIQHAGEEVGYLLEGAIELMVGEKTFRLSAGDSFVFNSELPHWYRNVGDERASIFWVNTPATF from the coding sequence ATGAACAAGATCGATACCCACAACAGCAAGGGCAGTGACGAGCGCTCGACAGCCACCAGCCTCTCACGGCTTGGCACGAGGCTGAAGCTCTCCCGGCAGACACGGGGCCTGACCCTGAAGGCGCTCGCCACCTCCGCCAACTGCTCCGAGAGCCTGCTTTCCAAGGTCGAGAACGGCAAGGTCTCGCCCTCGCTTCCCATGCTCCACCGGCTTGTCGAGGTGCTCGGCACGAACATTGGCTGGATGTTCGAGGAGTCCGATGGCGAGGAAGGCATCGTCTTTCGAGCTGGAGCGCGGCCGTTGATCGCGCTCGATCCGCTCCGGCGCGGCGAAGGCATTTCGCTCGAGCGAGTCATCCCCTATTCGCCGGGCCATCTCCTGCAGTGCAATATCCATCATATCGAGGCGGGCGGTGAAAGCGCCGGCCCGATCCAGCATGCCGGCGAGGAAGTCGGCTATCTCCTGGAAGGCGCCATCGAACTGATGGTCGGTGAGAAGACGTTTCGCCTGTCCGCCGGAGATTCCTTCGTCTTCAATTCGGAACTCCCCCATTGGTACCGCAATGTCGGCGACGAACGCGCCAGCATTTTCTGGGTGAACACGCCCGCGACATTCTGA
- a CDS encoding glutamine amidotransferase — MSRKKVLLAGESWVSTATHIKGFDQFPTVTYHTGADELLAALKDGPFDVTFMPAHEAQRNFPQTMDALSAYDAVVLSDLGANTLLLHPDTWIHSKPTPNRLRLLREYVGNGGGLLMFGGYYSFQGINGGARYHKTPVEDVLPVTCLPIDDRVEVPEGYAPAVVGPQDHPILKGLGKDWPILLGFNEVTVKDGAEVLATVSSDYRSLPLLVTGKYGKGRTVAWTSDVGPHWLPPGFIAWGGYKTLFEQMLGWATAKD; from the coding sequence ATGTCCAGGAAGAAAGTTCTTCTCGCAGGCGAGTCCTGGGTCTCGACCGCGACTCATATCAAGGGCTTCGACCAGTTTCCGACCGTGACCTATCACACCGGCGCCGATGAACTACTGGCCGCACTGAAGGACGGTCCGTTCGACGTCACCTTCATGCCGGCGCATGAGGCGCAGCGGAATTTCCCGCAAACCATGGACGCGCTTTCGGCCTATGACGCGGTCGTGCTTTCCGATCTCGGCGCCAACACGCTGTTGCTTCACCCCGACACCTGGATCCATTCCAAGCCGACGCCGAACCGGCTGCGCCTGCTGCGCGAGTATGTCGGCAATGGCGGCGGCCTGCTGATGTTCGGCGGCTATTACAGCTTCCAGGGCATCAACGGCGGCGCGCGCTATCACAAGACGCCGGTCGAGGACGTCCTGCCGGTCACGTGCCTGCCCATCGACGACCGTGTCGAGGTTCCGGAGGGCTATGCGCCGGCCGTCGTCGGCCCGCAGGACCATCCAATTCTCAAGGGCTTGGGCAAGGATTGGCCGATCCTGCTCGGCTTCAATGAGGTCACGGTCAAGGACGGTGCGGAGGTTCTGGCCACCGTATCTTCCGACTACCGTTCGCTGCCGCTGCTGGTAACCGGCAAATATGGCAAGGGCCGGACCGTCGCCTGGACCTCGGACGTCGGCCCGCACTGGCTGCCTCCGGGCTTCATCGCCTGGGGCGGCTACAAGACCCTGTTCGAACAGATGCTGGGCTGGGCAACGG
- a CDS encoding substrate-binding domain-containing protein: MRLTKILSGCAAAIAMTFALGSGSAMAETYALVTINQQALFFNQINDGATAAAKAAGVDLVIFNANNVPSAQNDAIENYITQKVDGIILVAIDVNGVKPAITAAKAAGIPVIAIDAQIPNGDNVAFVGVDNTKAGEDIGKFYADYVKTKMNGTAKIGVVGALNSFIQNQRLDGFKKAVADSGQKVTFLDTVDGQNVQDVALSASENLMTANADMTTLYATGEPALLGAVSAVTSQGRTGDVKVFGWDLTKSAVQGLEEGWVVAVVQQDPAGEGKAAIEAFGKLKKGEKIDPIINVPITIVTKENVGQFKDMFK, translated from the coding sequence ATGCGTCTTACAAAGATCCTTTCAGGCTGCGCCGCGGCCATCGCCATGACCTTCGCGCTTGGTTCTGGCTCCGCCATGGCCGAGACCTATGCACTCGTCACCATCAACCAGCAGGCTCTTTTCTTCAACCAGATCAATGACGGTGCGACAGCCGCGGCGAAGGCCGCCGGCGTCGATCTCGTCATCTTCAACGCCAACAACGTGCCGAGCGCGCAGAACGACGCGATCGAGAACTACATCACCCAGAAGGTCGACGGCATCATTCTCGTCGCCATCGATGTCAACGGTGTGAAACCGGCGATCACCGCGGCCAAGGCCGCCGGCATTCCGGTCATTGCCATCGACGCGCAGATCCCGAATGGCGACAATGTCGCCTTCGTTGGTGTCGACAACACCAAGGCGGGCGAGGATATCGGCAAATTCTACGCCGACTACGTCAAGACCAAGATGAATGGAACCGCCAAGATCGGCGTTGTCGGCGCGCTCAATTCCTTCATCCAGAACCAGCGCCTCGACGGTTTCAAGAAGGCCGTCGCCGACAGCGGCCAGAAGGTCACCTTCCTCGATACGGTCGACGGTCAGAACGTGCAGGACGTCGCCCTTTCCGCCTCTGAAAACCTGATGACCGCCAATGCAGACATGACGACGCTTTATGCGACCGGCGAGCCGGCGCTGCTCGGTGCGGTTTCCGCCGTCACCAGCCAGGGCCGCACCGGCGACGTCAAGGTGTTCGGATGGGACCTGACCAAATCGGCGGTGCAAGGTCTCGAGGAAGGCTGGGTGGTCGCCGTCGTCCAGCAGGATCCGGCTGGCGAAGGCAAGGCCGCCATCGAGGCCTTCGGCAAGCTCAAGAAGGGCGAGAAGATCGATCCGATCATCAATGTTCCGATCACCATCGTGACCAAGGAAAATGTCGGCCAGTTCAAGGACATGTTCAAGTAG
- a CDS encoding phosphotriesterase family protein, protein MDHLFDDTPRQRAPIGVRSGTVMTVTGPVAIADMGVTLMHEHILLDGSTSWKCPCHPDEKKIAEQPVSMEIIGELRMNPYMNRDNVSLDDSDLALSELAKYRALGGHTVVDATNIGIGRDPVKLARIARSSGLRIVMGTGFYLQHTHPDWLKAMDVDDVTEFLVNDVGGGAVQPEIMAGIIGEVGVSKDFTDEERKSLRASARASRITGVPLTIHLPGWERLAHDVLDVVEAEGADLRHTVLCHMNPSHNDLAYQRSLAARGAFLEYDMIGMDFYYADQDAQSPSDEQNAQAIRSLIDMGLVDRLLLSQDVFLKIMLTRFGGFGYGFLLKHFVPRLKRHGVDQSAIDRMLIDNPKTVFAEGP, encoded by the coding sequence ATGGATCATCTGTTCGACGACACGCCAAGGCAAAGGGCGCCGATCGGTGTTCGCTCCGGCACCGTGATGACCGTTACCGGCCCGGTCGCGATCGCCGACATGGGTGTGACGCTGATGCATGAGCATATCCTGCTCGATGGCTCGACATCCTGGAAATGCCCTTGTCATCCCGACGAGAAGAAGATCGCCGAGCAGCCGGTCAGCATGGAGATCATCGGCGAGCTGCGGATGAACCCCTACATGAACCGCGACAATGTCTCGCTCGACGACAGCGACCTGGCGCTTTCGGAACTGGCCAAGTACAGGGCGCTCGGCGGCCATACCGTCGTCGATGCGACCAATATCGGCATCGGCCGCGATCCGGTGAAGCTGGCGCGCATCGCCCGCAGTTCCGGATTGCGGATCGTCATGGGCACGGGCTTCTACCTGCAGCACACCCACCCCGACTGGCTGAAGGCGATGGACGTCGACGATGTCACCGAATTCCTCGTCAACGATGTCGGCGGCGGGGCGGTGCAGCCCGAGATCATGGCCGGCATCATCGGCGAGGTCGGCGTCAGCAAGGATTTCACCGACGAAGAACGCAAGTCGCTGCGGGCCTCGGCGCGCGCCTCCAGGATAACCGGCGTGCCGCTGACTATCCACCTGCCCGGCTGGGAACGGCTGGCGCATGACGTGCTCGACGTCGTCGAGGCGGAAGGCGCCGATCTCAGGCACACGGTGCTCTGCCATATGAACCCCAGCCACAACGATCTCGCCTACCAGAGAAGCCTCGCCGCGCGCGGCGCCTTCCTGGAATACGACATGATCGGCATGGACTTCTATTATGCGGACCAGGATGCGCAGTCGCCTTCGGATGAGCAGAATGCGCAGGCAATCCGCTCGCTGATCGACATGGGCCTGGTCGATCGGCTTCTTCTGTCGCAGGACGTGTTTTTGAAGATCATGCTGACACGCTTTGGCGGCTTCGGCTACGGCTTCCTCCTCAAGCATTTCGTGCCGAGACTGAAACGCCATGGCGTCGACCAGTCGGCCATCGACCGCATGCTCATCGACAATCCAAAGACCGTGTTCGCCGAAGGCCCCTGA